From the Anaeromyxobacter dehalogenans 2CP-1 genome, the window CGGCGCGCAGGTCGGACCACTCGCCCTCGCGCGGCCCGGGGACGGGCTGGCGCGGGTGGAACGGACAGCCGGCGAGCGCCAGCGCGAGCGCGGCGGCGGCGAGCGCGCGCAGCCTCATGACATGAAGTCCGCGCGGGTGAACAGCGCCTGCAGCGGCACGCCCTGGGCCTCGATGGCCTCGCGCCCGCCCTCCTGCCGGTCCACCAGCGCCAGGCACGCCACCGGGACCAGGTGCTCGGCCCGGCAGCGCTCGATCGCCTTCAGCGCCGAGCCGCCGGTGGTCACCACGTCCTCGATCACCGCCACCCGGCTGCCGTCGGGGAGGGTCTTGCGCCCCTCGATCCACTGGCCGGTGCCGTGGCCCTTCGGCTCCTTGCGCACGATGAACGCGTCCACCGGGTC encodes:
- the pyrE gene encoding orotate phosphoribosyltransferase — protein: MSLERDRARLLELLRSLSFERRKVVLASGKESDFYIDCKRTALTAEGHVLIGRLLLERVRGLTPPVRGVGGLTLGADPIASAVALTSFLPGAGAGDPVDAFIVRKEPKGHGTGQWIEGRKTLPDGSRVAVIEDVVTTGGSALKAIERCRAEHLVPVACLALVDRQEGGREAIEAQGVPLQALFTRADFMS